In Cytobacillus oceanisediminis, the following proteins share a genomic window:
- the rpoZ gene encoding DNA-directed RNA polymerase subunit omega codes for MLYPSIDSLMTKIDSKYSLVSVAAKRARKLQLNARPQLESYKSHKNVGKALEEIHADQLHYRLGEKTANESYE; via the coding sequence ATGCTTTATCCTTCTATTGATTCACTAATGACAAAGATTGATTCTAAATATTCACTTGTTTCTGTTGCTGCCAAGCGTGCCCGCAAGCTTCAGCTCAATGCCAGACCGCAGCTTGAGAGCTATAAATCACATAAAAATGTGGGAAAAGCACTTGAGGAAATTCATGCAGACCAGCTTCATTACCGACTGGGCGAAAAGACGGCCAATGAATCATACGAGTAA